The Gemmatimonadaceae bacterium nucleotide sequence AGGCGCAGGCCGCCGGGAACTCTCGCTCGAAGTCCGCGACCGGCAAGGCAACTCGTCCCGACACTCCTTCCCACTCCTCAGGTGCGCGCGAAAGCGGCGCACCTAGTACCGGCATTAGCGCCACACCCTCGCCTGCTGTCGGCGCCGCGGCGATCGGCGCAGCGGTACCCTTGGTAAGGCGAATTGTTGCGCACACCTGTCCGAGCACCGTCGCCTGTACACGGTATTCGGTGTCGCGCTCATCGAGCTCGAAGAGAACGTCATCCCCGACACATACGGGATTCAGAAACTCGCAGGCCACGCTACCCACTTTACTTCGGTCACCCGACGCAACCCGGTCGATCGCACTCAACAGCACGAGCGCACCGTGCACCACGATCCGCCCTGCAACTACTCTGCGTGCCGAGACCGCATCAAGGTGCATCGGATTCACGTCACCGGAGAGTCGGCTGAACAGCTGACAGTCGACTAGCTCGAAGCGCCGCGTCGCATTTGTAGCGCCTGCGTCTATGTCAGCCATTGAATCGTCTCGTGGGGGACACTCGCGCGCAGAGGGTTGAAATATGAAACGACGATTGACTTGATTCAAGGAGAGCGCAGTCAATGCCCTCTCGCCAGTTGACTCTGCGCCCGGAAGCCTCGGGAGGGCGACACGCACTGATGATTCACGTCGAGTGGAAGAGCGGTCGCTATGTGACCTTCCTACCTTTGGATCGTGCTAGTATCAAGCGTTCGCAGCCGAAGCCCCTTCTCCCTCACGCACCGACACAAGACACGCGACTCGCTGGAGTCTTGGATCCAAGTCGTGATGGCGCAGACTTTTCCGCGTATCTCGGTGACGAGACACCCGGCCCACCGTCCCTGATATCGGGCTCCTCGCGCAGTGTCGGCCTTGCCGCGAGGCAACGGTGGAAGGGCGGGACTTCCTGGTATTGCCAACCGTGTTCCCGCTGAATGACCGACCCACGCACCGCCCCGCAGCCCTCCGCGCGCCCCCAGCGGCGCGTGCTCGTCTTCATGGACAGCGGCACACCCAGCGGCCCCGTCAAGCAGCTCGCCGCCACCATCCGCCCGCTGGCGGACGCGGGCTACGCGCTGCATTGCGTCGTCTTCCAGCGGCGGGGCACGCCGGCGGTCACCTCCGAACCGTACCTCCGCGCGCATGGGGCCACCACGTCACTCGTGCATGACAGTGGTGCCTTCGACCTGCGGTTGCTCGGTGCCGTGGCGCGCGTGATCCGCGAGTTCCGCCCCGACCTGGTGCAGACCCACGGGTACCGGCCATCGGTCCTCATGGCGCTGCTCCGGAAGTCCGGCACCATCCGGGACCCGTGGATCGGGTTCTTCCACGGCCGGACGGCGGAGTCGTTCCGCGTGCGGATGTACGACAAGCTCGACCACATCGCGCTGCGCGCCTCCGACGTGGCGGCGGTCATGTCGGCGCTCCAGAAGCGCGAGAAGGCGGGGTACCGGCGTGCCGAGGTGCGCATCGTGTACAACGCGGTCATCGAGTCGGCACGGAAGGCGCCGCCCGCACACGAAGTGGCGCTCGTGAAGGGGCCGTGGGCCCGGCCGGCGATCGGCGTGATCGGGCGCCTCAGCCCGGAGAAGGGCGTCGACGTGCTGCTGGAGGCGTGGGCCGTCCTCGTGCGAGACGGCACGGCCGGCACCCTGCTCATCGCGGGCGACGGCCAGGAGCGCGGGCGCCTCGAGGAGCAGGCGCGCACCCTCGCCATTGCCGACCGCGTGCACTTCCTCGGTCACCTGGAGGCGCCCGACCTGCTCTATCCCGAGCTGGACCTGATGGTGATCCCGTCGCGGACCGAGGGACTGCCGAACGTGTTCCTCGAGGCGCTCCGCCACGGGATTCCCGTCGTCAGCACGCGCGTCGGCGCCATTCCGGACCTGGTGGGTGACACCGCGATCGCACGCCTGGTGCACATCGAGGATCCGGCCGCGCTGGCTGCGGCAATCGCCGCCACGCTGGCGAACCCCGAGGATCGCGCGCCGGACGCGGCGGCGGAGCTGGTGCGGTCACTGAGCCTGCCGGCGCGCGTCGCCGCGCTCACCCGCCTCTACGAGGATGTGCTCAGCCGCGCCGGTCGCAGCTGAGCCGGGCGCCCCGCGTCGTCAGCCCTGCGGGGCCGGCGGCAGTGCCGCCGACACCTCGCGCGCCAGGCGCGGGGCAAGCGAGGTCGCGATCGAATCGGCGCGGGTGATCTCGCGCCGGATGACCTCCTGCGAGCGGTCGCCGCGAGTGTCGAGCGGAATCACGAGGCGCACCAGCGCCTCCTCGGTGCGGCCGTACAATGCCGCATCCCGCATCAGGTTGTACTTCACCGTGTACTCGTTGCTCTCGATCCGTCCACGGCCCTGGTACCAGTAGTACACCGCAGCATACGCACCCTGGTTGGCCAGGATATACTTGTTCATGTCCCGCGAACCGATGCCGGGAGCCGACGCGATCGGCAGGACCGCACTTTCCACGGGCTCCCAGCCGGCGCCCGGCAGGCAGTTCCGTGGCGAGTGAATCGACTTGCCCTGCGTCTGGTACGTGTAGTACCCCACGTAGAGGCTGAACACGTAGTTGGTGTCGCGCAGGAACACGCGGTTGACGTATTCGTCCATGCCCGCGACGCGCCGCGACGACGAGTCGACTTCCAGTTGCTTCGTGTCGAAGCCGGCGACGGTGTCGAGGATGGAGGCGATCGGCCGGACCGGTGTCGGGCGCACCTGGTCATGGGTCAGGCCCAGCAGGCCGAGGCCCGCGGCGAGGATCACGGCCGGAACGAAGCGGGTGAGTTCAGCCATGGTCGACGTCCTGGACAGGGGCCTTGCCGCGTGCGGCCTGGCGGCCCTCGATGTAGAGCAGGACGGACGCCACGGCTCCCAGCGACGCGAATGCGATCACGAACATGAGCCAGCCCTCGGTGGTGTGCATGAAGCCGGATCCGGCCTCGGGGCTGACGAAGTAGACGAGGAACGCGGTGAGGAAGATGCGGAAGCCGTTGATCAGGATGGCCATCGGCACCGCCAGCACCAGGAGCGAGATGCGTGACCACGGCTTGGCCAGCAGCATGGCACCGAGCAGCACGCCGAGGTTGACCAGCGCCGTGAGCGACCGCAGCCCGCTGCACGCCTCGGCCACGAACAGGTCGTGCCCCGGGATGCGGATGACGTTGCCGTTCAGCATGACCGGGATGTGCCGCCACTCGATCAGCGAGGCGCCGATGCGCGAGGCGATGAGCTGCAGCGGCGCCGTGAGCTTCGCGATCACCAGCTCAGGCAGCGGGATGGCCAGGCCAAGCAGCACGAATGGCAGCCACCAGGCAAGCAGCTGGCGCACGCCGAAGAACCAGAGGATCAGGCCAGCCGCACCGATGAGCATCGACACGCGCAGCGTGAAGAGCTCGGCCGCGAGATCGGCGACGTAGCGGATGCCGATGGCGGCGAGCAGGAACGCCACGGCGAGGCCGATCGCCGGCTTGCGCACCTCCTTCACCCCGGTCTGGAACGCGAACCAGAAGGCGAGGGGGGCCAGCAACAGCCCGGTGCCGGAGTCGGGGTTGTCGAAGTTGGTCCAGTCACGCACGAGCAGGTACGCGGGCTTCGCGTACAGGACGGCGAACAGCGCCAGGGCGACGCCGAGTGGCACCCAGAGCGCCTGGTCGAGCGTGGCGGTCCGGCGCTGCGGTACGCCCAGTGCGGCATCGTTCACGGAGTTACCAGCCTCGAAGGTGGGAGAGTCGGCCGTGGTCGCCGCCACAGAGTCGACGCGTGTTGCAGCCCAAAGTTCGCACCGTGCCGGCCCGGCTTGAAGGGCTCGCCGACGGCGGGTGGTCACCAGCCGTGCGGCGGTGCCCCCGGGCCTGGGTGCAGGATACGCGCCTCAGGGACGACGGTCGCCGGAATGCCGTAACCCGGAGCGTCGTTTCGGGTCCGGCGCCGCGCCGGCCGACATGGTGCCGACGCTAGATTTCGCGGATGCAGATGCTGACGTCGCTCATCGCGTTCATTTCCACGTACACCCGCCCCGCGCTGCTGGTGGCCACGGCCGTGGTCGCGGCGGGGTGTGCCCTGAGCTGGGCGGCCCGCACCCGCCGGATCAGCCCGTTCACGGCAGCGGGCCGATTCGCCCGCGAGCACGTGGACCCGTACCTGCGGTCGATCGAGGGTCCGGTGCTGCGTTCGGGCGGGTCGCCCACGAGCGTGCCCTGGTGGGGCCTGGCCGCCTTCGTGGTGCTGGGTATCCTGGCGCAGTCGCTGCTGAACTACGTGCTGGGCACCCTGGTTGCAGTCGTGTCCGGGGTCTCGAGCGGGCCGCGCGGGGCACTGCGGGCTTTGGCGCAGCTGACGTTCTCGGTACTGCAGATCGCGCTGATGGTCCGGGTGCTCTCGTCCTGGTTCGGCGGCCTGGCCCGCGCCCGGTGGCTGCGCTGGACCTGGACCCTCACGGAGCCGCTGCTGGCGCCCCTGCGACAGGTGATCCCGTCGGTCGGACCATTCGACATCTCGCCGCTGGTGCTGTATTACCTGCTGCAGTTCGTGGGCGGGTTCATCATCCAGTCGATCTGACGGCCGGCCGTCCGGGGACGGCAGGCGCCAGGCTGCCCGAGCGTTTCGGGCGGTGACAACGGAATGAGGCAAGCGCC carries:
- a CDS encoding glycosyltransferase, translating into MTDPRTAPQPSARPQRRVLVFMDSGTPSGPVKQLAATIRPLADAGYALHCVVFQRRGTPAVTSEPYLRAHGATTSLVHDSGAFDLRLLGAVARVIREFRPDLVQTHGYRPSVLMALLRKSGTIRDPWIGFFHGRTAESFRVRMYDKLDHIALRASDVAAVMSALQKREKAGYRRAEVRIVYNAVIESARKAPPAHEVALVKGPWARPAIGVIGRLSPEKGVDVLLEAWAVLVRDGTAGTLLIAGDGQERGRLEEQARTLAIADRVHFLGHLEAPDLLYPELDLMVIPSRTEGLPNVFLEALRHGIPVVSTRVGAIPDLVGDTAIARLVHIEDPAALAAAIAATLANPEDRAPDAAAELVRSLSLPARVAALTRLYEDVLSRAGRS
- a CDS encoding EpsI family protein — encoded protein: MAELTRFVPAVILAAGLGLLGLTHDQVRPTPVRPIASILDTVAGFDTKQLEVDSSSRRVAGMDEYVNRVFLRDTNYVFSLYVGYYTYQTQGKSIHSPRNCLPGAGWEPVESAVLPIASAPGIGSRDMNKYILANQGAYAAVYYWYQGRGRIESNEYTVKYNLMRDAALYGRTEEALVRLVIPLDTRGDRSQEVIRREITRADSIATSLAPRLAREVSAALPPAPQG
- a CDS encoding exosortase/archaeosortase family protein: MNDAALGVPQRRTATLDQALWVPLGVALALFAVLYAKPAYLLVRDWTNFDNPDSGTGLLLAPLAFWFAFQTGVKEVRKPAIGLAVAFLLAAIGIRYVADLAAELFTLRVSMLIGAAGLILWFFGVRQLLAWWLPFVLLGLAIPLPELVIAKLTAPLQLIASRIGASLIEWRHIPVMLNGNVIRIPGHDLFVAEACSGLRSLTALVNLGVLLGAMLLAKPWSRISLLVLAVPMAILINGFRIFLTAFLVYFVSPEAGSGFMHTTEGWLMFVIAFASLGAVASVLLYIEGRQAARGKAPVQDVDHG
- a CDS encoding YggT family protein, with amino-acid sequence MQMLTSLIAFISTYTRPALLVATAVVAAGCALSWAARTRRISPFTAAGRFAREHVDPYLRSIEGPVLRSGGSPTSVPWWGLAAFVVLGILAQSLLNYVLGTLVAVVSGVSSGPRGALRALAQLTFSVLQIALMVRVLSSWFGGLARARWLRWTWTLTEPLLAPLRQVIPSVGPFDISPLVLYYLLQFVGGFIIQSI